GGGCACCGGCCACCGTTGCAGCGTCGTCCAATGTGGTGAAGCCGAAGGGAGCCCATTGCTCCCGGAATTGGGCCAGCAGTCGTTGCTGCTCCCTCTGGTCATGGTCCAGCCGGATCACCAAATCCTTGATGGAGCGGTCGGCGTCCTGCCACTCTTTCAGCCTTTCCAGCAGCCACGGAAGTTCCCTGACCCCGGCATCGGCGGGCAGGCCCATCTCTGCGGCCAGTTGGCGTCGCTGTTCGACCATTTCCTCCATACCGGCCTGGAGAATCCCCAACTGCCGCTTCAAGTGCTCCTGACGCTGCCGGGCGGAGATGCGGGCCTCAGCCTCCTGCAGCTGCCCCATCAGGTCCTGCAGGAGGGCGGTCACCGCTTCCGGCGTCCATTCCTTGGGGCGTTGGTCCAGGTTTAAGCTTTCGTACTCGGCCTGGTAAACGTCCTGGCTGCCGGCACCCCCTCCCCAACGGCGTCCGAACACGAAAGCCAGAGCCCCCGCCGCCAGGGCAGGGAGAAGGAAGGCCACGGCCAGGGAAGGCTGGCCGATGGCAAGGCGGTAAGCACCCATTACGAATAGGTAGCCGGCGACTACGAACCCGCCCCAGCGAAACAAGGGGAAACCGGCGACTTGAGGCACAGCTTCGGCCGTCAGCCAGCGGCGCAGGAAGGCTATGCCCTGGCGCAAGGTTTCGGGATCAGGTTCGGGCTTGTGGTTTGCCGCAGCAAACCCTTGGGTGCCGGGCGCCCAGCCGGCTTCGGCATCCCCTTCCAAGGTGGGTGCCAGGGCCCTCAATTCGCTTTCAATTTGCCGGATGTGGCTTGCCAGATTGTCGTGTTTGGAAGCCAACTGGTGGAGAGCGTCCAAATTCCGGCCCTCGATGGCAGCGATGGTGGCCGGGTCCACAGCGCCCCCCAGGCGTTGCGCTGCTTCCGCCTGCCGATCCTGATGGACAGCCAGGTCCCGCTGGGCCTGCTCCATGCTTTTTTCCAAATCCCGCAGTTCTTGGAGGGACTCTTTCCAGGCTTGCAACTGATGCAGGGGAATGCCTTCGTCGGGCAAGCCGGCAGCCTGCAAGGCCTTCTCGGCTGCCTCCAGCCGCAACAGTGCCTCCCGCTGCTCCTCTGCCAAATCCCGGAGACGCCGGGCCCACTGCTGGAGGCGGTCTCCTTCGTCGCCTTTCAGGTGCTGCATCCACGGGGGCTGCTGCTCCAGCCATTCCTGCAGTTGAGCCAGTTCGCGCCGGCGGACGACCACTTCCCGGGCCGCCTGGAGGCGCTCCAAGTCCATTTGCGCCCGGCGCGCCCCATCCAGTTCAGCGGACAAGACCTTCAGCCGCTCTTCATCGGCGGCCAGGGTCTCCATTTCCCGGCGAATGTCCTCCAGTTCGGTCCGGGCGCTCTTCAAGTTGTTTCGCAGGGTGGTTGTGCCGGGAGGGTTCCGGTCGAACTCCAGATCCTTCACCGCCCGGCGGAGATCGTAGCCGCCCACCGATTCCCTCATTATCTGCTGGGCGAAGGAGCGGCCCCCTTCGGTCACCTGGAGCAGTTCGGCCAACGACAAATAGTAGCTGTCCCGCTGGATGCCCCCCAGGCGGGGCCCGTCGGCCTGGCGCCCGTCCAGGTGCCACTGGACCCGACCGGCTTCGAAGCGGGCGATGCCGGGTTTGCCGTTCCAAACAACCCGGCCGAACACCATGGAGCCGGCCTTCAAGGTGTCGGGCCAGAGGAGGCCGCGGATGGCCCTGGCCGAGGTGGTCTTGCCCGAGCCGTTGGGCCCGAAAATGATGTTGACCCCCGGCGCTAGGTCTTCCAGGGTAAACCCTTCCCGGCGGAAGCCCGGCATCCGCTCCACGGCCAATTGGGTGAAGACCAAGGACTGCCGGGGCATCAGGCCTCCTCCTCCCTTTGCGCCAGCAATTCATCCAGGAGCAGCAGGCCTTGCTGTTCCAGCAGGGCCGCCAAGATGTCGTCTGGGCCGGCGTCACCCTGGCCGGCATCGGGGCCGTCGCCGGTCCCGCCGCCCGAGCCTGTTCCCCGCAGCAAGGCGGCAGGATGAAGGCCGAAGGGCAAATTCAGTTCGCTGCGGAAGCCGTGGTATGCGCCCTCCACCACCGACCGGGCCGCCGCCAGCAACTCCTCCCGCCGGGGATCCCCGGGCCTGCCCAGGGCCAAAAGGTCTTTGGCCAGCACCCCCGGCGGGCCAGGCTTCTCGGCCAAGGCCGCCAAATCCCGGGGCGGGCGGGTGTTCACCCAGAGAGCACCCACCACGGCCACGGCATCCTGATGGCGGGGGTCCAGATCGGACAATTCTGACGACAGGCCGGATAGGCTGCGGTGAAGGGGCGTAGCCCCGTGAAGATTTAGGGTAGCCACCAGGCACCGGAGGGAGTCACCCTGTTCCAGCACGGCTGCCGCCAAGCGCCTGCTGAGGGTTTCGGCAATACGCTCGTCCACAGCATTTAGGTCGGCGAGCCCCGTCAAATCCACGTTTACCGTTTCATAACGAACCCGGGAACGGGGAAGCTGCTGGACCTCTATGGCACCATCCGGCTCCACGGTGAGGAGCCACGGGCCGTGGAGGCCCGGCTCACCGGGATCCAAAGCCATGGGCGAGCCGGGGTACAGCAGGCCGGGCCGCCCCGCCTCCTGCCGGAGCATAGGCCCGTGGATGTGGCCCAGCAGCCAAAAGGATACGGGCATTCGCTGCAAATCGGCCGAAGCCACGGGCGCGTAGAGGCTTTGGGGCTTGTCCAGGTCGCAGTGGAGCAGGCCGATGACGGGCACCCCATCGGCCGGGTCGGGCCGGTACCCCGCCAGAGGGTCCTGACGCACATACTGATCGGGAAATGACCAGCCGTCGATGTGGAGGACGGCCCTTCCGTCCTTATATATGGTGTGGCGCTCCCATTGCCCGCGGGCGCCCAGCAGGCGGAACTTTTCCGCTTCAAAAGAACGGGCCAGTTTGGGCAGGACATCGAAATCGTGGTTGCCGGCTACGGCCACCACGGGGATTTGGGCTTGGGCCAAGGCGGACAAGCCTTGCTCCAAGGGCCCGAAGGCCTCGAAGTAGCGGTTGGCCCGGTCCACCACGTCGCCCGACAGCAGGACCAGATCCACCTGCAGGTCCAGGGCGGTTTCGACCAAATCCAGCCAGGCTTGGGACGCGGTAAAGGCCCTGCCGTCCAGACCGGCAACGGTGGCGGGCAGGCGGGATGCCCTGCGCCCAATGTGCAAATCACCGGAACACAGAATTTTCAATGACGAACCTCCCAGGCCTGGGGCTCTCCACTTTTTTCCACGGCTCGGGAGGCAA
The sequence above is drawn from the Sphingobacteriaceae bacterium genome and encodes:
- a CDS encoding AAA family ATPase codes for the protein MPRQSLVFTQLAVERMPGFRREGFTLEDLAPGVNIIFGPNGSGKTTSARAIRGLLWPDTLKAGSMVFGRVVWNGKPGIARFEAGRVQWHLDGRQADGPRLGGIQRDSYYLSLAELLQVTEGGRSFAQQIMRESVGGYDLRRAVKDLEFDRNPPGTTTLRNNLKSARTELEDIRREMETLAADEERLKVLSAELDGARRAQMDLERLQAAREVVVRRRELAQLQEWLEQQPPWMQHLKGDEGDRLQQWARRLRDLAEEQREALLRLEAAEKALQAAGLPDEGIPLHQLQAWKESLQELRDLEKSMEQAQRDLAVHQDRQAEAAQRLGGAVDPATIAAIEGRNLDALHQLASKHDNLASHIRQIESELRALAPTLEGDAEAGWAPGTQGFAAANHKPEPDPETLRQGIAFLRRWLTAEAVPQVAGFPLFRWGGFVVAGYLFVMGAYRLAIGQPSLAVAFLLPALAAGALAFVFGRRWGGGAGSQDVYQAEYESLNLDQRPKEWTPEAVTALLQDLMGQLQEAEARISARQRQEHLKRQLGILQAGMEEMVEQRRQLAAEMGLPADAGVRELPWLLERLKEWQDADRSIKDLVIRLDHDQREQQRLLAQFREQWAPFGFTTLDDAATVAGALAELEQRAQQWQQAGRDKEEAQRDAARASEAIHRLEDERRALFRRLEMDPDDGSFEELLHQSLEGLTQYQEQQRRAYAAQTALADAEATAQELQCDEAVLALPLPELDARLAVAREQAGRYEELFAKAKEIEAKVKAAKAGTSLQDALARYDDAHEALRSLFQETVRRRLGKLLADHVHGVTRDQERPAVFHRARELFAAITKGRYRLELDEEDGEPVFRAEDRTTGEIRSLDELSDGTRLQLLLAVRVAFAESQEDGLRLPLILDEVLANSDDERAGALIDAVLTLARDGRQIFYFTAQADEVAKWQAAFAAVNGAAGEAAAAAGAAAALDGSAAIPLTFKIIDLARVRAGASAAARPLPDFSALMEDRPVLDEVPAPGDMDYLAYGRLLQVPAIDPFAPVESVHLWHLLSDAEDLYLLLKMGVQTWGPLQTLASTGAAARWEPRLREAFARAAAGAQVVEALLSAWCIGRGLPVDRDVLVASQAVSDTFIDRVTDLAGRLGGDAKALLAALADKQVPRFKTAAREKLARYLAENGYLDERDPLSQEEVRAHALAAAQPGLTARHLTPALVERMLAAVTHGRPGSA
- a CDS encoding DNA repair exonuclease, with translation MKILCSGDLHIGRRASRLPATVAGLDGRAFTASQAWLDLVETALDLQVDLVLLSGDVVDRANRYFEAFGPLEQGLSALAQAQIPVVAVAGNHDFDVLPKLARSFEAEKFRLLGARGQWERHTIYKDGRAVLHIDGWSFPDQYVRQDPLAGYRPDPADGVPVIGLLHCDLDKPQSLYAPVASADLQRMPVSFWLLGHIHGPMLRQEAGRPGLLYPGSPMALDPGEPGLHGPWLLTVEPDGAIEVQQLPRSRVRYETVNVDLTGLADLNAVDERIAETLSRRLAAAVLEQGDSLRCLVATLNLHGATPLHRSLSGLSSELSDLDPRHQDAVAVVGALWVNTRPPRDLAALAEKPGPPGVLAKDLLALGRPGDPRREELLAAARSVVEGAYHGFRSELNLPFGLHPAALLRGTGSGGGTGDGPDAGQGDAGPDDILAALLEQQGLLLLDELLAQREEEA